A single Dunckerocampus dactyliophorus isolate RoL2022-P2 chromosome 2, RoL_Ddac_1.1, whole genome shotgun sequence DNA region contains:
- the dsg2l gene encoding desmoglein-2-like protein: protein MAPLLGYTLFALLAFCFTLEPVQAEGNELHRQKRDWIRYPRPLKENNDYTGIEIARIRSDKENFTKIIYSLSGPGVDMPPVNRFWIDPATGSVKVNTILDREEIAFYDLKGMAKLMDGTTAEKDLDLRIAVLDENDCIPVIKAAQVGSVNESSAIGTVVMKVIATDADDENSINSKIAYRIVETRSSAGMFSINSQSGEVSVQRNTLDREAKDTYKVIISASDLNGQPRGNTGTGAIEIKILDINDNVPTLEKESYEGSVEENTINVEVMRIKAVDLDLIYTDNWLAVFEIISGNEGGYFTITTDPKTNEGRVMILRELDYEEIKTLNLEVVVSNKAKYNFGSTSTGSITVKSYPVKINVVNQKEGPRFQPTVKVVTLSEDHTSIHINKVITTYAAIDSDTLQIATNVRYAKIRDDDNWLIIDEKTAEIRLNKLPDRESKFLINGTYYAKIICISNELHSKTATGTIAIQVEDYNDHCPKVTATSHTMCYGDNVIYVTAVDKDEFPNSSPFEFTVISGNGKGRWTVEHLNGTTALLRDQAFLWPGFYQVAVEVKDQQGKSCADIQMLDITVCTCHESTKTCLDRSTKHSSFSVAGILLLLLGLLLLLLVPLLLMFCLCGGAGGDFKAIPFDTKQQLISYHTEGQGEDRDVPLIHTPDGGTVTITKDINTYEGKGYLGGLAELGGAAGGAVALNAHNNSFLTSENVHQYNEYSQSNGQARMGYIDGGMMTGQEQYRGGPYDGLALSDHFLEEYYSSKASYAAQQSQQKDAVLVYDYEGKESLAGSVGCCSLLENDNDLSFLDDLGPKFKTLAEICQGSTVMVECGKDAVFPPPARPVSPVRPSLDTHVHTHTETIKGRDRVHIDGISTSNVTSGMSTLVQEGQMSSTGQGSATLSRVHVQDNIFIPNQPLVMQQPALYYAATPMYVVEPKPQMVLVAGQQGIGQAGQVGLTQSLVQVSGLQGSQGMVLVDGQAGQVAQGTLPRQVLLVESGSSGEGTQVAIVQTGQVSSQQGLEVRGQSVQAKSFSLASQDSRGSKEDFVLKATPKSQGSQRVVVQRKKVSVTERNIESSSRA from the exons ATGGCTCCGTTGCTGGGATACACTCTTTTTGCTCTGCTGGCGTTCTGCTTTACG CTTGAGCCAGTGCAGGCAGAAGGAAATGAGCTGCACAGGCAGAAGAGAGACTGGATCCGGTATCCGAGGCCTTTGAAGGAGAATAATGACTACACCGGAATTGAAATTGCTAGA aTTCGTTCAGATAAAGAGAACTTCACAAAGATCATCTATTCGCTCAGTGGGCCTGGTGTGGACATGCCCCCTGTAAACAGATTTTGGATTGACCCCGCAACTGGCTCTGTGAAAGTCAATACCATTTTGGACCGAGAGGAGATCGCCTTTTATGAT ttAAAAGGAATGGCAAAATTAATGGATGGCACGACTGCTGAGAAGGATTTAGACCTAAGAATTGCTGTTCTGGATGAAAATGACTGCATACCTGTAATTAAAGCAGCCCAAGTGGGATCTGTCAATGAATCTAGTGCCATCG GCACGGTGGTCATGAAGGTGATTGCAACCGACGCTGATGACGAGAACTCGATCAACTCCAAGATTGCCTACAGGATTGTGGAGACAAGAAGCAGCGCCGGCATGTTTTCCATCAACTCTCAAAGTGGAGAGGTCTCGGTTCAACGGAACACCCTCGATAGGGAG GCAAAAGATACATACAAGGTGATTATAAGTGCGTCTGACTTAAATGGACAACCTAGAGGAAATACAGGAACCGGAGCAATTGAGATCAAAATCCTGGACATAAATGACAATGTTCCCACTCTGGAAAAAGAATCG TATGAGGGCAGCGTGGAGGAGAACACCATCAACGTAGAAGTCATGCGGATAAAGGCGGTGGACTTGGATTTGATTTACACTGACAACTGGCTGGCTGTTTTTGAAATCATCTCAGGAAACGAAGGAGGCTATTTTACCATCACTACGGACCCCAAGACCAACGAGGGACGTGTCATGATTCTGAGG GAGCTGGACTATGAGGAAATTAAGACGCTCAATTTGGAAGTCGTCGTTTCCAACAAAGCAAAGTATAATTTTGGAAGCACAAGCACAGGTTCCATAACTGTAAAATCCTACCCCGTGAAGATCAATGTGGTCAATCAGAAGGAGGGTCCTCGTTTCCAGCCCACTGTCAAAGTGGTGACTCTGTCCGAGGATCACACATCTATTCATATAAACAAAGTCATCACCACCTATGCCGCCATTGACAGTGACACACTACAGATTGCGACCAACGTAAG gtatGCTAAAATCCGTGATGATGACAACTGGTTGATCATTGacgaaaaaacagctgaaattagGCTGAATAAACTACCTGATCGAGAGTCCAAGTTCTTGATCAATGGAACATATTATGCCAAAATTATATGCATTAGTAATG AGCTTCATTCAAAGACTGCTACAGGGACCAttgctattcaggtggaggacTACAACGACCACTGCCCAAAAGTGACAGCGACAAGTCACACCATGTGCTACGGTGATAATGTCATCTATGTCACCGCCGTGGACAAAGACGAATTCCCCAATTCGTCCCCGTTTGAGTTCACTGTGATTTCCGGGAACGGCAAAGGGAGGTGGACAGTGGAGCATCTTAATG GCACAACAGCCCTTCTGCGAGACCAAGCCTTCCTGTGGCCAGGGTTTTACCAAGTGGCCGTAGAGGTCAAGGACCAGCAGGGAAAGTCATGTGCCGACATTCAGATGCTCGACATCACCGTGTGCACATGCCATGAAAGCACTAAAACCTGCCTGGACCGCAGCACAAAGCATTCCAGTTTTAGTGTCGCAGGAATTCTTCTTTTGCTGCTGGgcttactgctgctgctgt tggtgCCTCTCCTGCTGATGTTCTGCCTgtgtggaggagctggaggagactTCAAAGCCATTCCTTTTGATACAAAACAGCAGCTCATATCCTACCACACTGAGGGCCAAGGAGAAGATAGG GACGTTCCTCTTATCCATACACCAGATGGTGGAACAGTGACTATCACTAAAGACATCAACACCTACGAAGGAAAAGGATACCTTGGGGGACTGGCAGAATTGGGAGGGGCTGCAGGCGGTGCAGTAGCCCTGAATGCCcataataattcatttttaacaAGTGAGAATGTGCACCAGTACAACGAATACAGCCAATCTAATGGGCAAGCAAGGATGGGCTACATAGACGGGGGGATGATGACTGGACAAGAACAGTACCGAGGTGGCCCCTATGATGGCTTGGCTCTGTCTGATCACTTCTTGGAGGAATACTATTCAAGT AAAGCCAGCTATGCTGCCCAGCAGTCCCAACAAAAGGACGCCGTGCTGGTCTACGACTACGAGGGCAAGGAGTCTCTGGCAGGTTCTGTAGGCTGCTGCAGCCTCTTGGAGAACGATAACGACCTCTCATTCCTCGATGACCTTGGGCCTAAATTTAAAACGCTCGCTGAGATTTGCCAGGGGTCCACCGTGATGGTGGAGTGTGGAAAAGATGCTGTCTTTCCACCACCTGCCAGGCCAGTATCTCCTGTCAGGCCCTCTCTTGACACCCATGTCCATACTCACACTGAAACCATTAAGGGCAGAGATCGTGTTCACATTGACGGCATCAGCACATCCAATGTAACATCTGGAATGTCCACCCTTGTCCAAGAGGGGCAGATGTCCAGTACAGGCCAGGGGTCAGCCACACTCTCTAGGGTGCACGTCCAGGACAACATTTTTATACCCAATCAACCCCTCGTGATGCAACAGCCTGCATTGTACTATGCTGCCACACCCATGTATGTTGTGGAGCCCAAGCCCCAAATGGTACTTGTTGCAGGACAGCAGGGAATAGGTCAAGCTGGTCAGGTTGGACTAACACAAAGCCTGGTTCAAGTTAGTGGCCTGCAAGGGTCTCAAGGTATGGTGCTGGTCGATGGGCAAGCAGGGCAGGTGGCACAAGGAACCTTACCTAGACAAGTCCTGCTGGTAGAGAGCGGGTCTTCAGGTGAAGGTACACAGGTGGCCATTGTCCAGACAGGTCAGGTATCTAGTCAGCAAGGATTGGAGGTCAGGGGTCAAAGTGTGCAGGCCAAGAGTTTTTCACTGGCTTCTCAAGATTCCAGAGGGTCAAAGGAGGACTTTGTGCTAAAAGCCACACCCAAGTCCCAAGGCAGCCAGAGAGTTGTTGTTCAACGCAAAAAGGTCTCAGTCACAGAGAGGAATATAGAATCTAGTTCTAgagcttag
- the dsc2l gene encoding desmocollin 2-like protein, with the protein MANAIIFVACVTLILAGVESCVVPSLLYVPVPQTIPTGYEITRVNVADCDGVVSSNRNFAVLSNGSVAAITPVTVPSDGQVFYVQVQGSNGLQLRMDVFLILKPTFNRQPNGVLKRYKRRWSPPPFHILENEQGPRDIDRLVSDSEARHQVYYNLTGPGFDKHPVGVFKFDSLSGMLTLLKAVDREEYPQFILTARVFDRTTHMQTDLPLPITIHVDDVNDNAPQFQGSMQFTVLEQSKARTSLGKINTTDRDQEGTDHVKIRYSLLTGLDKFAINPETGDLTVVTNALDRETQDKYSVRVQIKDRDGKDSGLITTGTATIIVGDINDNPPTFTKSSFQGTVNENEFDKLILRIPVEDKDLKDSPNWKSKFVITKGNENNNFRMATDAKTNEGLLYVAKPLDYEKTKNVRLDIQARNEVDLTGTTDQWRSVPVDLTVTNADEGPEFTGPTIRFIVKENTPNGTTIGTYKAVDPETKSSDGIKYYKVTDPAAWVNVDRNTGELRVANTIDRESHFVKDGLYNITMRAIDASSKTGTGTVILQVEDVNDNIPIVPPSERVLCEKEGELGSVLVVAEDLDRSPFSAPFTFSMPADHDGKWSVTRFNDTAATLQQLKELPMKVHKVPVIIKDLQGNGKTQIVNVRICQCRNGACLTKPWSASLGPLGWLALLLPLLLLLLLVLLLIFFCKTRAENIQLEDTADSGGILIKSNTEAPGEEVDSSLIKVPISGPDIKGSVLNQDWQVKNSNTLGRQDVGLYKGGIVTTDMQEFYSGQYDSQYGTQQLNYDANFLSNWQTNGRYLHQKLSYFGGEEDGRYADDIVHHYGYEGVGSAAGSVGCCSDDGDNENLDFLNTLGPKFKPLAGICKKT; encoded by the exons atggcGAATGCAATCATTTTCGTCGCATGTGTGACGCTG ATCCTAGCCGGAGTCGAGTCGTGCGTTGTCCCGAGCTTGCTTTATGTCCCAGTGCCTCAAACTATCCCAACTGGATACGAGATAACTAgag TCAACGTCGCGGACTGTGACGGCGTCGTTTCCAGCAACCGCAATTTCGCGGTTTTGTCCAACGGGTCAGTGGCGGCTATAACACCCGTCACTGTTCCGTCCGACGGCCAGGTTTTTTACGTCCAGGTCCAGGGCAGCAATGGACTACAGCTGCGAATGGACGTCTTCCTTATCCTCAAGCCCACGTTCAACAGACAG ccCAACGGTGTACTAAAACGGTACAAAAGACGCTGGAGTCCCCCACCCTTCCACATCTTGGAGAACGAGCAAGGTCCAAGGGACATTGACAGG CTCGTGTCCGACTCTGAAGCCAGACATCAGGTATACTACAACCTCACGGGCCCTGGTTTCGACAAGCACCCAGTGGGAGTGTTCAAGTTTGACAGCTTGTCTGGAATGTTGACTCTGCTTAAGGCGGTTGACCGTGAGGAGTATCCGCAGTTTATT TTAACAGCCAGAGTTTTTGACAGAACAACGCACATGCAAACTGATTTACCTTTACCTATCACCATCCACGTAGATGACGTAAACGACAATGCGCCGCAGTTTCAAGGCTCAATGCAGTTTACTGTGCTCGAACAGAGCAAAGCAA GGACATCACTCGGGAAGATTAACACTACCGACAGAGACCAAGAAGGCACCGACCATGTGAAGATCCGCTACTCCCTTTTGACTGGATTAGACAAATTTGCCATCAACCCTGAGACGGGTGACCTCACAGTGGTTACCAATGCATTGGACAGAGAG ACTCAAGACAAGTATAGCGTGAGAGTGCAGATTAAGGATCGGGACGGCAAAGACTCTGGTTTGATCACTACAGGCACGGCGACCATCATTGTTGGAGACATCAACGACAACCCGCCGACCTTCACAAAGTCATCg TTTCAAGGCACAGTCAATGAGAATGAATTTGACAAACTTATCCTTCGAATTCCTGTTGAAGATAAGGATTTAAAAGACTCACCCAACTGGAAGTCCAAATTTGTGATCACTAAGggaaatgaaaataacaatttccGTATGGCTACAGACGCCAAAACAAACGAGGGGCTTCTTTACGTCGCAAAG CCATTAGATTACGAGAAGACCAAAAATGTGAGGCTCGACATCCAGGCCCGCAACGAAGTCGATCTGACCGGCACTACGGACCAGTGGAGGTCTGTCCCCGTGGACCTGACAGTCACTAATGCCGATGAAGGCCCAGAATTCACAGGGCCTACCATCCGCTTCATCGTGAAAGAAAACACACCAAATGGCACAACAATTGGAACTTACAAAGCCGTAGATCCCGAAACCAAGAGCAGTGATGGAATCAA GTATTACAAGGTCACAGACCCCGCTGCCTGGGTCAACGTGGATAGGAACACTGGAGAGCTGAGAGTTGCAAACACTATCGACAGAGAATCTCATTTTGTCAAGGATGGACTTTACAACATAACCATGAGAGCAATCGATGCAA GTTCCAAGACTGGCACAGGGACGGTGATACTCCAAGTGGAAGATGTGAATGACAACATACCAATTGTGCCACCTAGCGAGAGAGTGCTGTGTGAAAAGGAAGGAGAACTTGGCTCGGTGCTGGTTGTGGCTGAAGACTTGGACAGGTCTCCATTTTCGGCACCCTTCACCTTTAGTATGCCCGCCGACCATGATGGAAAATGGTCTGTGACCAGGTTTAATG ACACAGCAGCTACGTTGCAGCAGCTCAAAGAACTTCCTATGAAGGTGCACAAAGTTCCTGTGATAATTAAAGACCTGCAGGGCAACGGAAAAACGCAGATAGTGAATGTTAGGATCTGCCAATGCAGGAATGGGGCTTGCTTGACCAAGCCGTGGTCGGCCTCACTCGGCCCGCTGGGTTGGCTGGCATTGCTGCTGCCTCTGTTGCTCCTTCTGCTGCTAG TGTTGTTGCTCATCTTTTTCTGTAAGACAAGGGCAGAAAATATTCAGCTGGAGGACACAGCTGACAGTGGTGGAATCCTGATCAAATCAAACACGGAGGCGCCAGGGGAAGAAGTG GATTCAAGTCTCATCAAAGTCCCCATATCTGGCCCTGACATCAAGGGCTCGGTGTTGAATCAGGATTGGCAGGTGAAGAACTCCAACACACTTGGACGCCAAGACGTTGGCTTGTACAAGGGCGGCATTGTTACCACTGACATGCAAGAGTTCTACTCCGGACAGTACGACAGCCAGTATGGTACTCAACAGCTCAACTATGACGCAAACTTTCTCAGCAATTGGCAAACAAATGGACGCTATTTGCACCAG AAACTCAGCTATTTCGGAGGGGAGGAGGATGGTCGATATGCGGATGATATCGTCCACCACTACGGCTATGAGGGGGTGGGCTCGGCGGCCGGCTCGGTGGGCTGCTGCAGCGACGACGGCGACAACGAAAACCTTGATTTTTTAAACACACTTGGACCGAAGTTCAAACCCCTTGCAGGCATCTGCAAGAAGACATGA